A single genomic interval of Noviherbaspirillum cavernae harbors:
- a CDS encoding flavin monoamine oxidase family protein encodes MTTTPTTPILGVSQTTNAVAAQRTISQPNTAAVMRQSTLTHLEHGPVANNGRPLPTSKATPIGTWPKDDTQRAHVAAMFNANLGKLANTPKGEQRLAFQREVHAHWQRLSDKEKVDVLNEAGKNVKSGGISRMPTLAEKDAHALNERLATLSEEEQKKELEGLSAEQRKLLDAPKLRGPAVNWLHHTLAAMSPAARSGLFQHVDSAAKEGLELIRTNKPNQNFIDTDYDYKSFLKFNENPITLPPEARGKEVLIVGTGAAAATAARMLLQAGAKVTMVEAEDRRGGRLESRHYTNTNGTTAPEFSEMGAMRFPPTGRTWFHFLKQFGVKTISDFPNPGKVPTKLFFKGETIDWKPGAPTPDSVLLKQVGADFGKFASRLTAPIEEARKAHDSEKLEKIWQGYIDKYEGKSFFAAVKEGMQELGIKWGKDQLDAFGALGIGTGGFGPLYPVGFLEILRVMVNKLDDDQHLLPKGTTDALDHFYTAEMTDPAGNSVSLEKNAEIRLTTTVTGIEANAGKSTVKLKAADGTVQEKGFAAVVVTASPVAMERMGMSLPARDSDPVLSKDVASAITDLHLMNSSKLFIRTEKKFWLDDQGNPRKDIPQTIQTDQSPHGIYCLGYPGTDHGVVLVSYTWGDKSTKLLGLKPEERLEEFKKVIAQVSPEFAENLVPLNGELHNVDWQTRPTQFGAFKLNNPGQEPNQHAAFYQYQSAEAKDPQPDSGVYLAGDGVSHTGGWVEGAVTTGINAAVAAALHLGGAVADGSPMDIRKDKYNYEGRSAA; translated from the coding sequence ATGACGACTACCCCAACCACACCCATCCTTGGCGTTTCACAAACCACCAATGCCGTTGCTGCGCAGAGGACGATTTCGCAGCCGAACACCGCAGCAGTCATGCGCCAGTCTACGCTCACACACCTTGAACACGGCCCGGTCGCCAATAACGGACGCCCTCTGCCGACGAGCAAGGCAACGCCGATCGGCACGTGGCCCAAAGACGATACGCAACGGGCACATGTCGCCGCAATGTTCAACGCGAATCTCGGGAAATTGGCCAACACGCCGAAAGGTGAACAGCGACTTGCGTTCCAGCGAGAAGTCCATGCGCATTGGCAGCGCCTGAGCGACAAGGAGAAGGTGGATGTACTGAATGAAGCCGGCAAGAACGTCAAGTCCGGAGGAATCAGCCGTATGCCAACGCTGGCAGAAAAAGACGCTCATGCGCTGAATGAGCGCCTTGCAACTCTCTCTGAAGAGGAACAAAAGAAAGAACTTGAAGGCTTGAGCGCCGAGCAACGGAAGCTCCTTGACGCGCCGAAGCTGAGAGGGCCGGCCGTCAACTGGCTGCACCATACACTCGCCGCCATGAGCCCGGCTGCGCGGAGCGGCCTGTTCCAGCACGTGGACAGCGCTGCGAAAGAAGGCCTCGAACTCATTCGGACCAACAAACCGAATCAGAACTTCATCGACACCGACTATGACTACAAGAGCTTTTTGAAATTCAACGAAAACCCGATCACGTTGCCGCCTGAGGCTCGGGGGAAAGAGGTGCTGATCGTCGGCACCGGCGCCGCTGCCGCCACTGCCGCGCGCATGCTGCTGCAAGCCGGTGCCAAAGTGACGATGGTGGAGGCGGAGGATAGAAGGGGCGGACGGCTGGAGTCGCGCCACTACACGAATACGAACGGCACGACCGCACCCGAGTTCTCCGAGATGGGCGCCATGCGCTTCCCGCCGACGGGCCGCACCTGGTTTCACTTCCTCAAGCAGTTTGGCGTTAAAACGATTTCCGATTTTCCCAACCCCGGCAAGGTGCCGACCAAACTGTTCTTCAAGGGAGAAACCATCGACTGGAAGCCTGGCGCCCCCACCCCGGACAGCGTTCTGCTGAAGCAGGTAGGCGCGGACTTTGGCAAATTTGCCTCGCGTCTGACAGCGCCGATCGAGGAGGCCAGAAAAGCGCACGACTCGGAGAAGCTGGAGAAAATCTGGCAGGGCTATATCGACAAGTACGAGGGCAAGAGCTTCTTTGCGGCGGTCAAGGAAGGCATGCAGGAACTCGGCATCAAATGGGGCAAAGATCAACTCGATGCCTTCGGCGCATTGGGTATCGGCACCGGCGGCTTCGGACCGCTGTATCCGGTCGGCTTTCTCGAAATCCTGCGCGTCATGGTCAACAAACTGGATGACGACCAGCATCTGCTGCCCAAGGGCACGACGGACGCGTTGGACCACTTCTACACAGCCGAGATGACCGATCCCGCAGGCAACAGCGTATCGCTCGAAAAGAACGCCGAGATCCGCCTCACCACGACCGTGACTGGCATCGAGGCAAACGCTGGCAAGTCAACCGTGAAACTGAAGGCTGCTGACGGCACCGTGCAGGAAAAGGGGTTCGCCGCCGTGGTGGTTACTGCAAGTCCCGTCGCGATGGAACGCATGGGCATGTCATTGCCTGCGCGCGACTCCGATCCGGTTCTCAGCAAGGATGTCGCGAGCGCGATAACCGATCTGCACCTGATGAATTCATCCAAGCTGTTCATTCGCACCGAAAAGAAGTTCTGGCTGGACGATCAGGGAAATCCGCGCAAGGACATTCCGCAAACCATCCAGACCGATCAATCTCCGCACGGCATCTACTGTCTTGGCTACCCGGGTACCGATCACGGCGTGGTGCTGGTCAGCTATACCTGGGGCGACAAGTCCACCAAGCTGCTGGGCCTCAAGCCCGAAGAGCGCCTTGAGGAATTCAAGAAAGTCATCGCACAGGTCAGTCCGGAATTCGCAGAAAATCTGGTTCCGCTCAACGGCGAGCTGCACAACGTTGACTGGCAAACCAGACCGACGCAATTCGGCGCATTCAAGCTCAACAATCCGGGCCAGGAACCCAATCAGCATGCGGCGTTCTACCAGTATCAAAGCGCCGAGGCCAAGGACCCGCAACCGGATAGCGGCGTCTATCTTGCCGGTGACGGCGTGTCGCACACGGGTGGATGGGTGGAAGGCGCGGTGACAACCGGGATCAATGCCGCAGTCGCTGCTGCCCTGCATCTTGGAGGGGCGGTGGCAGACGGCTCGCCAATGGATATTCGAAAGGATAAATACAACTACGAAGGCAGGTCCGCTGCGTGA
- a CDS encoding phage holin family protein, translating to MDYRQSTSSSANSGLIAGAAGIAKNLFGLLVSRIELAALELGEVRGNLARLLLVSAFGIVAFWFALASWTVLLVVLAWDTWGWKILLLIAVVYTLLALAMLFQVRSLLGNGKLSMPATMTELRKDRDALLDVRGSDS from the coding sequence ATGGACTACCGACAATCGACTTCCTCCAGTGCGAACTCCGGCCTGATCGCAGGCGCGGCCGGCATCGCCAAAAACCTGTTCGGGCTGCTGGTGAGCCGGATCGAACTTGCGGCGCTGGAACTCGGCGAAGTGCGCGGCAATCTCGCCCGCCTCCTGCTGGTGTCGGCCTTCGGCATCGTCGCCTTCTGGTTTGCGCTTGCCAGCTGGACCGTGCTGCTGGTGGTACTGGCGTGGGATACGTGGGGCTGGAAAATCCTGCTGCTGATCGCCGTCGTCTACACCTTGCTGGCGCTGGCCATGCTTTTCCAGGTGCGCTCCCTGCTGGGCAACGGCAAGCTGTCGATGCCGGCCACCATGACGGAGTTGCGCAAGGATCGCGACGCATTGCTGGACGTGCGCGGGAGCGACTCATGA
- a CDS encoding CesT family type III secretion system chaperone, whose protein sequence is MSKSSYSSLIEGFCKRSWLDDPASVMRGGPVEVNEVKFSLIYSEKINADMLFIYCDFGDPPVGRERDVYRALLKKNLFLYKGDGPVFAISPDTGRIMLARHERLDALTPDILSSILTTLSSQANAWRKEPLSSEEEMRQTTPASRSASSTSALLARAQIARVSKNS, encoded by the coding sequence ATGAGTAAAAGTAGTTACTCAAGCTTGATCGAAGGCTTTTGCAAGCGATCGTGGCTTGACGATCCTGCGTCCGTGATGCGAGGCGGACCGGTGGAAGTCAATGAGGTCAAGTTTTCGCTGATCTACAGCGAAAAAATCAATGCCGACATGTTGTTCATCTATTGCGATTTCGGCGATCCGCCGGTTGGTCGCGAACGCGATGTGTATCGCGCATTGCTGAAAAAAAATCTGTTTCTGTACAAGGGTGACGGGCCGGTGTTTGCGATTTCGCCGGACACGGGCCGAATCATGCTGGCCCGGCATGAACGTCTGGATGCCCTTACACCGGACATCCTGTCCAGCATCCTGACAACGCTGTCATCCCAGGCCAACGCGTGGCGCAAAGAGCCGTTGTCATCCGAGGAGGAAATGCGCCAAACCACGCCTGCGTCACGCTCGGCATCATCCACCTCCGCGTTGCTTGCTCGTGCGCAGATTGCGCGAGTCTCGAAAAATTCCTGA
- a CDS encoding DUF2783 domain-containing protein → MSTPLITEPNIALADEFYEALIETHRDLDEAQSHMLNAKLILLLANHVGDLDVLREAMRVARKDI, encoded by the coding sequence ATGAGCACGCCATTGATCACCGAACCGAACATCGCACTCGCCGACGAGTTCTACGAAGCATTGATCGAAACCCATCGCGACCTCGATGAGGCGCAAAGCCACATGCTCAACGCGAAGTTGATCCTGCTGCTGGCGAATCACGTCGGCGACCTCGACGTGCTGCGCGAGGCGATGCGGGTGGCGCGGAAGGATATTTAA
- a CDS encoding OmpA family protein encodes MRNRVAVSTMAAMLALGGCANMSETQKGTATGAGIGAGLGAVIGAATGGGGGSRAATGAVIGGLAGGVAGNIWSNKMEQQKRTMEQATQGTGVQVTQTQDNQLKLEIPSDISFDTNSADIKPNFRSILDKFAASLVENPITRVNIVGHTDSTGNDAINNPLSVNRAAHTRDYLVSRGVSSSRFNIDGRGSREPLVANDTEANRAKNRRVEIFVAEQQAAAQTAPPPK; translated from the coding sequence ATGCGAAATCGAGTGGCCGTATCCACCATGGCAGCGATGCTTGCGCTCGGCGGCTGTGCCAACATGAGTGAAACGCAGAAGGGCACCGCCACCGGTGCCGGCATCGGTGCGGGACTGGGGGCCGTGATCGGCGCTGCAACGGGCGGCGGCGGTGGCAGCCGGGCCGCGACCGGCGCGGTCATCGGCGGACTGGCCGGCGGCGTCGCCGGCAACATCTGGTCCAACAAGATGGAGCAGCAAAAACGCACCATGGAACAGGCCACGCAAGGCACCGGCGTGCAGGTGACGCAAACGCAGGACAACCAGCTGAAGCTGGAGATCCCGTCCGACATTTCCTTCGACACCAACAGCGCCGACATCAAGCCGAATTTCCGTTCGATCCTCGACAAGTTCGCCGCCAGCCTCGTCGAAAATCCGATCACCCGCGTCAACATCGTCGGCCATACCGACAGCACCGGCAATGACGCCATCAACAACCCTCTGTCGGTCAACCGTGCCGCGCATACGCGCGACTACTTGGTGTCGCGCGGGGTCTCATCCAGCCGCTTCAACATCGATGGCCGCGGATCGCGCGAGCCGCTGGTGGCAAACGATACCGAAGCCAATCGCGCCAAGAACCGCCGCGTGGAAATCTTCGTCGCGGAACAGCAAGCCGCGGCACAGACTGCGCCCCCGCCGAAATGA
- a CDS encoding MBL fold metallo-hydrolase — MTKQFASQADLEEKKTSFIKLSDNAYAYTAEGDPNSGVIIGDDGVMVIDTTATPVMAQALIKHIREITDLPIKYVVLSHYHAVRVLGASAYFEEGAQQIIASRGTYEMIVERGAQDMQSEIERFPRLFAGVESVPGLTWPTMVFEKEMTVFMGKLEVKLMHIGMGHTKGDTIAWIPSQKICFSGDLVEYDAAAYTGDAQLEEWPATLEALRALQPQKLVPGRGPALMNPTEVNAGIDYTKDFVTTLLQSAKEAVAAGKSLKEAMAHARSKMDPKFSQVFIYEHCLPFDVTRAVDEASGIKHPRIWTAERDKEMWHALQD; from the coding sequence ATGACGAAACAATTTGCTTCCCAGGCCGATCTGGAAGAAAAGAAAACCAGCTTCATCAAGCTGTCCGATAACGCCTACGCCTACACGGCCGAAGGCGATCCGAATTCCGGCGTCATCATCGGCGACGACGGCGTGATGGTGATCGATACCACCGCCACGCCGGTGATGGCACAGGCACTGATCAAGCACATCCGCGAGATCACCGACCTGCCGATCAAGTATGTGGTGCTGTCGCACTATCACGCGGTGCGCGTGCTCGGCGCCTCGGCGTATTTCGAGGAAGGCGCGCAGCAGATCATCGCCTCGCGCGGCACGTACGAGATGATCGTCGAGCGCGGCGCGCAGGACATGCAGTCCGAGATCGAACGCTTTCCGCGCCTGTTCGCCGGCGTCGAATCGGTGCCGGGACTGACCTGGCCGACCATGGTGTTCGAGAAGGAAATGACGGTCTTCATGGGCAAGCTGGAAGTGAAGCTCATGCACATCGGCATGGGTCACACCAAAGGCGACACCATCGCATGGATCCCGTCGCAGAAGATCTGCTTCTCCGGCGATCTGGTCGAGTACGATGCCGCCGCCTACACCGGCGATGCGCAACTGGAGGAATGGCCGGCCACGCTGGAGGCGCTGCGCGCGCTGCAGCCGCAGAAGCTGGTGCCCGGGCGCGGCCCGGCATTGATGAATCCGACCGAAGTGAATGCCGGCATCGACTACACCAAGGATTTCGTGACCACGCTCTTGCAAAGCGCGAAGGAAGCAGTCGCCGCCGGCAAGTCGCTGAAGGAAGCGATGGCGCATGCACGCAGCAAGATGGACCCGAAGTTCAGCCAGGTATTCATCTACGAACACTGCCTGCCGTTCGACGTCACGCGCGCGGTGGACGAGGCCAGCGGCATCAAGCATCCGCGCATCTGGACCGCCGAGCGCGACAAGGAAATGTGGCACGCGCTGCAGGATTGA
- a CDS encoding DUF883 family protein, whose product MLASNIKTVRHDMNALLKDAQALFLEAASVTGDRADELRARGMALLEAAMDKAQDVQAVAFEKGKEAAQSADEFVHENPWKAVAISTGIGLLVGLLISRK is encoded by the coding sequence ATGCTGGCATCGAACATCAAGACCGTACGACACGACATGAACGCGCTGCTCAAGGATGCGCAGGCGCTGTTTCTGGAAGCGGCATCCGTGACCGGCGACCGCGCGGACGAGTTGCGCGCGCGCGGCATGGCGCTGCTCGAGGCCGCCATGGACAAGGCGCAGGACGTGCAGGCCGTTGCCTTCGAGAAGGGCAAGGAAGCCGCGCAATCCGCCGACGAATTCGTGCATGAAAATCCATGGAAAGCCGTCGCCATTTCCACCGGCATCGGCCTCCTGGTCGGCCTGCTGATATCGCGCAAATAA
- a CDS encoding FAD-dependent oxidoreductase, giving the protein MSTNFQTLEFAWAKPADHAANAGEHPARHPVIVVGAGPVGLSAAIDLAQQGVPVVLLDDDNKLSQGSRAICFAKRTLEIFDRLHCGDAMVDKGVSWNTGRVFFQEGEVYRFDLLPETGHHRPAFINLQQYYVEGYLCERAQALPNLDLRWQNKVVALTQNEDAVTLTVETPDGSYTLQADYVIAADGVRSPVRHMLGLESKGRVFKDRFLIADVTMKADFPVERWFWFDPPFHRNQSVLLHSQPDNVWRIDFQLGWDADPVAEKAPERVIPRVKALLGENVEFELEWVSVYTFSCARMEQFRHGRVLFAGDAAHLVSPFGARGANSGVQDAENLAWKLRLVLNGEAPAALLDTYASERQYATDENIRHSTRATDFITPKSAISKLFRDAVLKLSKEHAFARKLVNSGRLSTPATYRESALNTPDRDGFTNAMCAGAPCADAPLMQDGRATWFLSHIGDRFGGVYFSDGRPLAADTLSALRALTHGALPVRPLVIVPQGARLDGVDGITVLEDVQGLLAQRFDARDGTFYLLRPDQHVCARWRSLDLRDVNDALARATCKELETA; this is encoded by the coding sequence ATGAGCACGAATTTTCAGACTCTCGAATTCGCCTGGGCGAAGCCGGCGGACCATGCGGCAAACGCAGGGGAACATCCTGCGCGCCATCCAGTGATCGTGGTCGGCGCCGGCCCGGTCGGCCTCTCCGCCGCGATCGATCTCGCGCAGCAAGGCGTGCCGGTGGTGCTGCTCGACGACGACAACAAGCTGTCGCAGGGTTCGCGCGCGATCTGCTTCGCCAAGCGCACGCTGGAGATTTTCGACCGCCTGCACTGCGGCGACGCGATGGTCGACAAGGGCGTGAGCTGGAACACGGGCCGCGTGTTCTTTCAGGAGGGCGAGGTATACCGCTTCGACCTGCTGCCGGAAACCGGCCATCACCGTCCGGCCTTCATCAACCTGCAGCAGTACTACGTCGAAGGTTATCTGTGCGAACGCGCGCAGGCCTTGCCGAACCTCGACCTGCGCTGGCAGAACAAGGTGGTCGCGCTCACGCAGAACGAGGACGCGGTGACGCTGACGGTCGAGACGCCGGACGGCAGCTACACGCTGCAGGCCGATTACGTGATCGCGGCCGACGGCGTGCGCAGTCCGGTGCGCCACATGCTGGGACTGGAAAGCAAGGGGCGCGTGTTCAAGGACCGCTTCCTGATTGCCGACGTGACGATGAAGGCGGACTTCCCCGTCGAACGCTGGTTCTGGTTCGACCCGCCCTTCCATCGCAACCAGTCGGTGCTGCTGCACAGCCAGCCCGACAATGTGTGGCGCATCGATTTCCAGCTCGGCTGGGATGCCGATCCGGTGGCCGAGAAGGCGCCGGAGCGCGTGATCCCGCGTGTCAAGGCACTGCTCGGCGAGAACGTCGAATTCGAGCTGGAATGGGTCAGCGTGTACACCTTCTCCTGCGCCCGGATGGAGCAATTCCGCCACGGCCGCGTGCTGTTCGCCGGCGACGCCGCGCATCTGGTGTCGCCGTTCGGCGCGCGTGGCGCCAACAGCGGCGTGCAGGATGCGGAGAATCTGGCGTGGAAACTCAGGCTGGTCCTGAACGGCGAAGCGCCTGCTGCCCTGCTCGACACCTACGCCAGCGAGCGGCAATACGCGACCGACGAGAACATCCGGCACTCGACGCGCGCGACCGATTTCATCACGCCGAAAAGCGCGATCAGCAAGCTGTTCCGCGATGCGGTGCTGAAGCTGTCGAAGGAGCATGCCTTCGCGCGCAAGCTGGTCAACAGCGGCCGGCTCTCGACGCCCGCGACCTACCGCGAGTCGGCGCTCAACACGCCGGACCGAGACGGCTTCACCAATGCGATGTGCGCCGGTGCGCCATGCGCCGATGCACCGCTCATGCAGGACGGTCGCGCGACATGGTTCCTGTCGCACATCGGCGATCGGTTCGGCGGCGTGTACTTCAGCGATGGAAGGCCGCTTGCGGCCGACACGCTGTCCGCGCTGCGCGCATTGACGCACGGTGCGCTGCCGGTCAGGCCGCTCGTGATCGTGCCGCAGGGAGCACGCCTGGATGGAGTCGACGGCATCACGGTGCTGGAAGATGTGCAAGGCCTGCTCGCGCAACGCTTCGATGCACGCGACGGCACCTTCTACCTGCTGCGTCCCGACCAGCACGTATGCGCGCGCTGGCGCTCGCTTGACCTGCGCGACGTGAACGATGCGCTCGCCCGCGCCACCTGCAAGGAACTGGAAACCGCATGA
- the paaY gene encoding phenylacetic acid degradation protein PaaY, translating into MVKVYSIDSVTPVVHPTAYVHPTAVLIGDVIVGPRCYVGPLACLRGDFGRLVLQEGANVQDTCVMHGFPGTDTVIEIDGHIGHGAVLHGCHIGRNAMVGMNAVVMDGAQIGESSIVAAAAFVKAGMIVPPSSLVVGAPARVMRTLREDELAWKITGTKQYHELTERSLRSMREVEALTEVEPDRVRVDAAMTDSHKHKQ; encoded by the coding sequence TTGGTCAAGGTCTATTCAATCGATAGCGTGACGCCGGTGGTGCATCCCACTGCCTATGTGCATCCGACTGCGGTGCTGATCGGCGATGTGATCGTCGGTCCGCGCTGCTATGTCGGCCCGCTTGCCTGCCTGCGCGGCGACTTCGGCCGCCTCGTGCTGCAGGAGGGCGCCAACGTGCAGGACACTTGCGTGATGCACGGCTTCCCCGGCACCGACACGGTGATCGAGATCGATGGCCACATCGGTCACGGCGCAGTGCTGCATGGCTGCCACATCGGACGCAATGCGATGGTCGGCATGAACGCGGTGGTGATGGACGGCGCGCAGATCGGCGAGTCCAGCATCGTGGCGGCGGCCGCCTTCGTCAAGGCCGGCATGATCGTGCCGCCATCCTCGCTGGTGGTCGGCGCGCCGGCGCGCGTGATGCGCACCCTGCGCGAAGACGAGCTGGCATGGAAGATCACCGGCACGAAGCAGTACCACGAGTTGACTGAGCGTTCGCTGCGTTCGATGCGCGAAGTCGAGGCGCTGACCGAGGTCGAGCCCGATCGTGTTCGCGTGGATGCTGCAATGACGGATTCGCATAAGCACAAGCAGTGA
- the paaZ gene encoding phenylacetic acid degradation bifunctional protein PaaZ: MANAPIIQSFINDRWLGSQSAQSLRSAVNGSVIGYTHAEQIAFDEAVAHARSQGLPTLLAMDFQERAARLKALAKFLGERKEELYAVSYHTGATRADSWIDIEGGIGTLFAYASIGANELPSSNVLHEGPVIRLGKQGKFSGTHILVPRHGVAVHINAFNFPIWGLLEKFAPTFLAGMPCIAKPATATSYLTAAAVKLMHESGLLPKGSLQLVIGGTGDLLDRLNGADVVTFTGSADTAAKLRAHPNLIRQGIPFNAEADSLNCAILAPDVSPDDEEFDLFVKEVAREMTVKAGQKCTAIRRAIVPAKHLDAVATRLRERLAKTVVGDPAQEGVRMGALASHAQQADVAERVAQLLQGNELVFGERDGFAPAGAVAEGAFFAPTLMLCRDAMRDDKVHDIEAFGPVSTLMPYTDIDEALTLAAKGRGSLVGTLVTRDPKIAAKAIPVAAAHHGRLLILDREAAPESTGHGSPLPQLKHGGPGRAGGGEELGGVRAVKHYLQRAAVQGSPTMLAAVTGEYVQGAAVRESDVHPFRRYFEDLQVGDSLLTHRRTVSEADIVNFGGLSGDYFYMHFDEIAAKETAFGKRIAHGYFVLSAAAGLFVSPAPGPVLANYGLDTLRFIKPVGIGDTIRARLTCKRKVDRRKTDAKGVRQGVVTWEVDVTNQDDELVANYDILTLVAFRG, from the coding sequence ATGGCCAACGCGCCCATCATTCAAAGTTTCATTAACGACCGCTGGCTCGGCAGCCAGTCGGCGCAATCGCTGCGCAGCGCCGTCAACGGCAGTGTAATCGGCTATACGCACGCCGAACAAATCGCCTTCGACGAAGCAGTCGCGCACGCACGCAGCCAGGGCTTGCCGACGCTGCTGGCAATGGATTTCCAGGAACGCGCGGCGCGCCTGAAGGCGCTGGCCAAGTTCCTCGGCGAGCGCAAGGAAGAGCTGTACGCGGTCTCCTACCACACCGGCGCAACCCGCGCCGACAGCTGGATCGACATCGAGGGCGGCATCGGCACGCTGTTCGCCTATGCCAGCATCGGCGCGAATGAACTGCCGTCGAGCAATGTCCTGCACGAAGGGCCGGTGATCCGCCTCGGCAAGCAAGGCAAGTTCAGCGGCACGCACATCCTCGTGCCACGCCACGGCGTGGCAGTGCACATCAATGCGTTCAACTTCCCGATCTGGGGCCTGCTCGAGAAATTCGCGCCGACCTTCCTCGCCGGCATGCCCTGCATCGCCAAACCGGCAACCGCCACCAGCTACCTGACCGCAGCGGCAGTGAAGCTGATGCACGAATCGGGCTTGCTGCCGAAGGGCAGCCTGCAACTGGTGATCGGCGGCACCGGCGATCTGCTCGATCGACTGAACGGCGCGGACGTCGTCACCTTCACCGGCTCGGCCGACACTGCAGCGAAATTGCGCGCGCATCCGAACCTGATCCGTCAGGGCATCCCGTTCAACGCCGAAGCCGACTCGCTCAACTGCGCGATCCTCGCGCCGGACGTCTCGCCCGACGACGAAGAGTTCGACCTGTTCGTCAAGGAAGTCGCGCGCGAGATGACGGTCAAGGCGGGGCAGAAATGCACCGCGATCCGCCGCGCCATCGTGCCGGCGAAACACCTCGACGCGGTCGCCACGCGCCTGCGCGAACGTCTCGCGAAAACCGTGGTGGGCGACCCGGCGCAGGAAGGCGTGCGGATGGGCGCGCTGGCCTCGCACGCGCAGCAGGCCGACGTGGCCGAACGCGTCGCGCAACTGCTGCAAGGCAACGAGCTGGTGTTCGGCGAGCGCGACGGTTTCGCTCCGGCAGGCGCGGTGGCGGAAGGTGCGTTCTTCGCGCCGACCCTGATGCTGTGCCGCGACGCCATGCGCGACGACAAGGTGCACGACATCGAAGCCTTCGGCCCGGTCAGCACGCTGATGCCCTACACCGATATCGACGAGGCATTGACACTGGCCGCCAAGGGACGCGGCAGCCTGGTCGGCACGCTGGTCACGCGTGATCCGAAAATTGCAGCGAAGGCGATTCCGGTCGCAGCCGCGCACCACGGCCGCCTGCTGATTCTCGACCGCGAAGCCGCGCCGGAATCCACCGGCCACGGCTCGCCGCTGCCGCAGCTCAAGCACGGCGGCCCGGGACGCGCCGGCGGCGGCGAGGAACTGGGCGGCGTGCGCGCAGTGAAGCACTATCTGCAGCGCGCCGCCGTACAGGGTTCGCCCACCATGCTGGCCGCCGTCACCGGCGAATACGTCCAGGGCGCGGCCGTGCGCGAATCGGACGTGCATCCCTTCCGTCGTTACTTCGAAGATCTGCAAGTCGGCGATTCGCTCCTGACCCACCGCCGCACCGTCAGCGAAGCCGACATCGTCAACTTCGGCGGCCTGTCGGGCGACTACTTCTACATGCACTTCGACGAGATCGCCGCCAAGGAAACCGCCTTCGGCAAGCGCATCGCGCACGGCTACTTCGTGCTGTCGGCCGCCGCCGGCCTGTTCGTCTCGCCAGCACCGGGCCCGGTACTGGCGAACTACGGACTGGACACGCTGCGCTTCATCAAGCCGGTCGGCATCGGCGACACCATCCGCGCGCGCCTCACCTGCAAGCGCAAGGTCGATCGCCGCAAGACGGACGCCAAGGGCGTGCGCCAGGGCGTGGTCACATGGGAAGTGGACGTCACCAATCAGGACGACGAGCTGGTGGCGAACTACGACATCCTGACGCTGGTCGCATTCCGCGGTTGA
- a CDS encoding c-type cytochrome, translated as MSDAHNEHESAIKTPKQLIAAVIAGFLVPIICIVLLVQYVTSAEQTGAGSTGQMPESIAARIKPEADAGFTLKDVNAPKQLQAGDTVYKATCAACHDSGAAGAPKLGDAGAWSARIGQGQEKVVEHAIKGLRAMPAKGGNPDLDDVEVARAVVYLANQSGAKFKEPAVKAAAPAAAAPAAAAPAEAAPAAAAPAAAAAPAAAPAQVSADTGKKVYDAACVACHGAGIAGAPKLGDKAAWAPRIAQGSAKLHEHAIKGFTGKAGMMPPKGGSTASDDEIKAAVDYMVAASK; from the coding sequence ATGAGCGACGCACACAACGAACACGAATCCGCGATCAAGACGCCGAAGCAGCTCATCGCTGCAGTGATTGCGGGCTTTTTGGTCCCCATCATCTGCATCGTGCTGCTGGTGCAGTATGTTACCAGCGCAGAGCAGACCGGTGCCGGCTCGACCGGCCAGATGCCGGAATCGATTGCCGCACGGATCAAGCCGGAGGCGGACGCAGGCTTCACGCTGAAGGATGTGAACGCGCCGAAGCAGTTGCAGGCGGGTGACACCGTATACAAGGCAACCTGCGCCGCCTGCCATGACAGCGGCGCTGCCGGCGCACCGAAGCTGGGCGACGCGGGCGCATGGTCGGCCCGTATCGGCCAAGGCCAGGAAAAGGTGGTCGAACACGCGATCAAGGGCCTGCGCGCGATGCCGGCCAAGGGCGGCAACCCGGATCTGGACGATGTCGAGGTGGCACGTGCGGTCGTCTACCTGGCGAACCAGTCGGGCGCAAAATTCAAGGAACCTGCAGTGAAGGCCGCGGCTCCGGCTGCTGCCGCTCCAGCTGCTGCCGCTCCCGCAGAAGCTGCTCCGGCCGCCGCTGCACCTGCTGCTGCCGCTGCGCCTGCTGCTGCTCCCGCCCAGGTTTCGGCGGACACCGGCAAGAAGGTGTATGACGCTGCATGCGTGGCCTGCCACGGCGCGGGCATCGCCGGTGCGCCGAAGCTCGGCGACAAGGCGGCATGGGCGCCGCGCATTGCGCAAGGCTCCGCCAAGCTGCACGAACATGCGATCAAGGGCTTCACCGGCAAGGCCGGCATGATGCCGCCGAAAGGCGGCTCCACCGCTTCGGATGATGAAATCAAGGCTGCCGTCGATTACATGGTTGCTGCATCCAAATAA